The Dehalococcoidales bacterium sequence GGATTATGTTAAGGATTTTATAAGGAGATCTTTTGGAGAGCAGGCAGTACCGGAGGCGATGGATATTCTGAAGGGACTTAAAGATAAGGAAATAAATATTTATGAAGTAGGTGGACAGATAAAACAGTATATGAACTATTCTCAAAGGATGCAATTGCTTCATTATCTTGTAGGTCTGGCACAATGTGATGGGGATGTATGCTCTGATGAGTTAAAAATGTTGCGTGAAATAGCCTCTGCAATTGGCGTAAATACATCTGATAGTGAGTCGATATTTTCTATGTTTGGACAAAACCTTGAATCAGCATACAGTGTTCTTGAAATTGATAGAAATGCGAGTGATGATCAGGTAAAAAGAGCTTATAAAAAACTTGCCATTAAGCATCACCCTGATAAAGTAGCCTCTTTGGGGCCTGATGTTCAAAAGGCGGCTGAAGAAAAATTTAAGAAAATTCAGATGGCATATGAAAAAATTAAAAAAGAACGTGGCATTGTTTAATGCCAGCATTTATAAGAAAAATATAATTCAATAATAAAATGAAGACAGATTTAAAGAAAGTTTTATCGGTATCAGGACAACCGGGGTTGTTTTTATACCTTTCACAAGCTAAAAACGGTGTGATTGTTGAGTCTCTTGTTACAAAACAGAGAACTTCATTTGGTGTCAATTCGAGAGTGACAACTCTTGCGGATATATCAATTTATACTAATGAAGATGAATTACCTCTTAAGGAAGTTCTGATCAAAATGATAAACAAACTTGGTGAAGAATCTGCGCCATCAGGCAAGTCGGATGAAAAAGTGATGAAAGCGTTTTTTGAAGAGGTACTGCCTGATTATGACAGAGATAGATTTTATGTTTCTCATATGAAGAAAGTTCTTGACTGGTACAATATTTTAAAACAGTATGCATCTTTAGAATTTGCTGAGGAAGAAGAGTCGTCTGAAGATATAATCAAGGAAGATAAACCTAAAAAAGGGACTAAGAACGTAGAAACCACAAAGAAATCCACCAAGGCATCTCCAAACAAAGCTGCCAATTCAGCTGCAATTAAGAGCACTAAAACTGTGCAAAGAAAAGCCAACTAGTTGTGAGACGTGTTCAGCTTATTTCTTTGGGGTGCTCAAAAAACAGGGTAGATTCGGAACATATACTGAAACAAATAAGTGCCGGTAAATTTGAAATATCTCCTGAAGGTGAAGATTTGACAAAAGCGGGAGTAGATACAGTCATAATAAACACTTGTGGCTTTATTAAAGATGCCAAAGAGGAATCAATAGAAACCATTTTTTCTGCCGTCGATGCAAAGAAAAAAGGTTATATCAGTAAAATTTTTGTTTTTGGTTGTCTTTCACAACGTTATAGAGATGAGTTGGTAAAATCAATTCAGGAGGTGGATGGATTTTACGGGACGCTTGATAACGGTAGTCTGTTAAATGCCTTGGGAATTACTTTCAGAGAAGATTTGGCCTTACAACGTTGTCTTACAACGCCGAATCATTATGCTTATTTGAAAATTTCTGAGGGGTGTGATAGAACATGCTCTTATTGTTCTATTCCTATCATCAGGGGGCCACATCACTCTGTACACATGGAAGATATTATACAAGAGGCTAAGAATCTTGCTGCAATGGGGGTAAAGGAGCTTATTGTCATTGCTCAAGATACTACTTATTATGGACTTGATATATACAAGAAAAGGTGTTTAGGGAAACTGTTAGAGAAACTTGTTCAAATTGATGGTATTGAATGGATCAGAATTCATTATTCCTATCCTGCCGGATTTCCTGATGATGTTCTTGAAATAATGGCAGGTTCAGAAAAAATTTGCAAGTATATAGATATACCTCTTCAACATTCTTCAGATAAAGTACTTTCTATGATGAGAAGATCTGTTGATGGAAGGGAAACCAGAGAGTTGGTTGAGAAATTTAGAAAAATGGTTCCTGGTGTGGTACTTCGCACTACAATGATAGTTGGACATCCTGGAGAAGGAAAGAAGGATCTTAAAAATCTTCTCGATTTTGTTAAAGAATACAAATTTGAGAGATTAGGAGCTTTTACTTATTCAGAAGAAGAGGGAACATATGGAGCTTTAAATTTTAAAGACAATATATCCAGACTTGTAAAGCAAGAGAGATATGACACTTTGATGGAAGTGCAGGCCGCCATTTCTAATGCCTATAATAATTCGCGTATCGGTTCTGTTGAAAAGGTTCTGGTTGATTCTTTTTCAAAGGATATTTCCTGTAATAATGTGCTGGTTGCACGAAGTCAAAAAGAATCTCCTGAAGTTGACGGTGAGATTCTAATTGGGGGAGATTCTCTTTCCGGGATATTTGTTCCTCAAAATATAATTGGTAATTTTGTTAATGTTAAAATAATTGGAGCCAATGAATACGATTTGTTGGCAGACTTGATATAGAAAATGGGATTATTAGAAGAAATAGTAAAAGTTTGTACATTTTTAGCATCCTATTTGTCTTCTTATGTAACAGGACAAGTAATTATTGTTGACGGAGGCATGGGGATGTAAGTTATATGTAGTCTTAATCTGATAT is a genomic window containing:
- a CDS encoding DnaJ domain-containing protein yields the protein DYVKDFIRRSFGEQAVPEAMDILKGLKDKEINIYEVGGQIKQYMNYSQRMQLLHYLVGLAQCDGDVCSDELKMLREIASAIGVNTSDSESIFSMFGQNLESAYSVLEIDRNASDDQVKRAYKKLAIKHHPDKVASLGPDVQKAAEEKFKKIQMAYEKIKKERGIV
- a CDS encoding DUF5606 domain-containing protein, which produces MKTDLKKVLSVSGQPGLFLYLSQAKNGVIVESLVTKQRTSFGVNSRVTTLADISIYTNEDELPLKEVLIKMINKLGEESAPSGKSDEKVMKAFFEEVLPDYDRDRFYVSHMKKVLDWYNILKQYASLEFAEEEESSEDIIKEDKPKKGTKNVETTKKSTKASPNKAANSAAIKSTKTVQRKAN
- the rimO gene encoding 30S ribosomal protein S12 methylthiotransferase RimO encodes the protein MRRVQLISLGCSKNRVDSEHILKQISAGKFEISPEGEDLTKAGVDTVIINTCGFIKDAKEESIETIFSAVDAKKKGYISKIFVFGCLSQRYRDELVKSIQEVDGFYGTLDNGSLLNALGITFREDLALQRCLTTPNHYAYLKISEGCDRTCSYCSIPIIRGPHHSVHMEDIIQEAKNLAAMGVKELIVIAQDTTYYGLDIYKKRCLGKLLEKLVQIDGIEWIRIHYSYPAGFPDDVLEIMAGSEKICKYIDIPLQHSSDKVLSMMRRSVDGRETRELVEKFRKMVPGVVLRTTMIVGHPGEGKKDLKNLLDFVKEYKFERLGAFTYSEEEGTYGALNFKDNISRLVKQERYDTLMEVQAAISNAYNNSRIGSVEKVLVDSFSKDISCNNVLVARSQKESPEVDGEILIGGDSLSGIFVPQNIIGNFVNVKIIGANEYDLLADLI